The Tolypothrix sp. PCC 7712 region AAATCGGCAATTTACCAGGAGAAAGTACAATGTCTAAGTACATTTGTAGTGTCTGTGGCTATGAATACGACCCCGAAGTAGGCGATCCAGATAGTGGGGTAGAACCAGGCACAACTTTTGAAGAAATATCCGATGATTGGGTATGTCCGGTTTGCGGCGCTGCGAAAGAAGAATTTGAACCAGCAGAATAAGTGTGAAAATCACAGCTAGTACAAGTCGGCGTAAATAGCGCAAAGTTGGCGGTGTCGGTTTCCGTCCCGCCAAACTTTGTAAGAGAAACAGCCCATCTGTAATTGCTAAAAGGCTTGTGCTATAACTATGTCTTTCTTTTGACTTTTGACTTTTGACTTTTGCCTTGTTGTACTAGGCTAGAAAGTAGTTGTGATTGAGACCGATTGTAAACTTGTTACCGTTGAAAGTTGTAGTTATTGGGGGCGGGGCTGCGGGATTTTTTGGTGCGATCGCTTGCGCTAATGCTAATCCTCATGCCCAAGTTATTTTATTAGAAGCCAGCCGTCAGCCACTAGCAAAAGTCCGCATTTCTGGTGGTGGACGCTGTAATGTCACTCATGCTTGCTTTGAACCCGAGAGGCTGGTGCAAAATTACCCCAGAGGCGAAAAAGCCTTGCGGGGTGCTTTTTCGCGCTTTCTACCCCAAGATACAATAGCTTGGTTTGCTAAACGCGGAGTCACGCTGAAAACTGAATCTGATGGGCGGATGTTTCCTATCACCGATAGTTCAGAAACTATTGTTGAATGTTTGATGAATGCAGCCACCAACGCTGGGGTAGAACTGCGTGTTGGGACACCTGTGGTTGCAGTCAAACGAGAAACTGAGACAACAGGGTTTGAGATAATTTTGAAGTCGGGAGAGAAGCTAAAGTGCGATCGCTTACTCCTTGCCACAGGTAGCAGCCTGGTAGGGTATAAAATTGCCCAGGAGTTAGGTCATCAAATTGTATCGCCTGTCCCTTCCTTATTTACCTTCAATATTCCCGATCAACAATTAAGAGCATTAGCCGGAATCAGTGTTAACCCCGTACAGTTGCGTTTGCCTATGAGTGGTAAAGCTGCTTTACAACAAACTGGATCTGTACTGATTACTCATTGGGGTTTAAGTGGCCCCGCAGTTTTGAAGCTTTCAGCTTGGGGTGCGAGAGTCTTATATGAAAGCCGCTATCAATCGAAATTACTCATTAATTGGCTACCTGATTTGTCACCAGAACAAGTAAAGGAAAAAATCTTAGCTGTCAAAACTGAATGGGGAAAGCGACCGATTGCTCTACATCGTGGCGTTGACTTACCGCACCGTCTCTGGCAATATATTCTTACGCGTGTAGGTATAACTACAGAATACCGATGGGCAGAACTGTCTAACAAAACTTTAAACAAGATGTTGGCAGAGCTGACTCAAGGAGAATACTTAATTGCAGGTAAAGGAGCCTTTAAAGAAGAGTTTGTTACCTGTGGAGGTGTTAATCTTAAAGAAGTCAACTTTAAAACAATGGAAAGTAAGTTGATTCCAGGTTTTTACTTTGCAGGGGAAGTGTTAGATATAGATGGCGTGACAGGTGGGTTTAACTTCCAAAGTGCTTGGACTACTGCACATCTAGCTGGTATATCCATAGGAATGAATAATTAAGTTTTACTTAACTTAACAATTAGTTTTAGTAATTGTTCGGTAATTCTAGCATAAATACGTAATTAAAAATCTTCTTTATATTATCAACATAAAATAAATTTGGTGAGACATAAAAATTAAATACTCGGTAAAGATGCAGTGAATTTTGTAGGTATGCGAGCTAGAAATGTTAACTTCTAACTAGCGAACGCTCTTTCATGCGAAACCAAAAGTCGAGTTAGATGAAACAGATAGCTCTAAACACCAGGGACAATCTACCTACTGAAGTTCATCCCCCTCTCGAGATAGATTCATCAATTGTTAATTTGGTGAGACAATATCTAAGTAGTATTACCAGTTGGGGAGGCAAGTTCAGTAAGCTCTTTAATGAGATATTCGGAGGCTATGATGTGGGAATTACATTCTGCCAACCGGATATATGTTACCTCTTGCCAGCAACATAGTTTAGCTAATGCCTGACAATTGCTATAGCTAGAGCGAAAAGGCAATGTGGCAACCAAAACCTTAATTACTATAGTTAAGTAATGGATAAGCAAGCCACAAAAACCAAGAGGAAACCATAAATACTTACGTCTTGCTACTACGTAAAGTTTGAATTAAGAACTAATAAATAACCAGTTTAGCAGTCTCTTCGGCTGTAAATTTTCTACAAATTGAAGAGCAAGAACTCCTTGTGCATATATAAATTATTTGCACCTTGCTGCTGAACATAATTGCAGTGCTTACTTAACCTCGCACTCAAGTTTTTAATCAACCTAACTCAAGTTGCAATTCAGCAAACAAATATCCTTGCTGACTGAGAATAATCAAACTAAAGTTTATGACAATAAAAACTGTAACTAATGCCCCCTTCAGAGAGGCACCACTAGACTTACGCGCATCTGTACCTATTAGGCTAAGAAAGGGCTTATGGTGGCTACGATTCCTCACTCTAGGTTTACTAGACTCCACAGTTCTATTCCTAGCTTGGATATTGGCTAAATATCATACTGATGCTGTAGATTTCACTTGGCAAATACCAAGCACTTTTTCACCAATACTCATGACTATTGCTATTCAAATAGTAGCATTAGCCATTCAAGGTAATTATCAACCTGGAAAAAAGCGTTACGACTATTTAAATATTCTCAAAACATTAACTTTTGCCCACGGATTAATACTAGCTTTTGTATTTTTATACCAACCTGATGTTGAAATTTCTCGTACAACATTAATCTGGTCTTGGTTGCTCAGTACATCTTTAGTTAGTCTGGGCAGATTTGCCACAAATCTGACACTTGAACATCTTCGTCATCGCAAAATATTAGGACAGTCTTATGTTTTTATTATTTGCGATCCCGAAGATACCGAAAAGTTTATCAGCCTGATCAAAAAAGAAAAGCGTTACATCATCTGCGGAACTGCTAGTCCCAGATGTTTAGATCGTTACTATCGCCAAGAGACTTTAGAAAAACTCAATGATTTAGGCGTAACTGAAGTATTTATTGCTTGGAATGCCATCAAAAATAGAATGTTTATCCGTTGGCTATTTCAGTCATCTGGCATCCTGGTACATCTTTTGTCAGCGGAAATCAAAAACATTTATAGAAATGTAGAATTTAATGAGATTGGTGGCGTAACTTGTCTTAGCTTAGATTGCCCCATCATCACAGCCAAGGACTTTTGGATCAAAAGAAGTTTGGATTTTTGTTTAGCAGCAATCTTAATATTTTTGTTATCCCCAATTTTTCTGGCAATTTCTATAGCCATCAAGTTAGATTCTCCCGGCACAGTATTTTATCGACAAACCCGCATTGGTTTACGTGGCAGACCTTTCAAAGTATGGAAATTCCGAACAATGAGATCGGATGCAGAGAAACTGCAAAGAGAGTTAGAGGCATTAAACGAGACTAAAGATGGAATCATTTTTAAGATTAAAAATGACCCTCGCATTACCCGTGTAGGCTCATTCCTGCGTCGTTATAGCCTAGATGAAATCCCTCAACTTTTTAACATTCTTTGCGGAGAAATGAGTTTGGTTGGCCCTAGACCTTTACCTACCAGAGATGTAGATAAATTTTCTGAACATCATTTTATCCGTCATGATGTTTTACCTGGGATTACAGGTCTTTGGCAAGTTTCAGGCAGATCCAATATCTTAGATTTTGAACAAGTAATCCAGATGGATCTTAGCTACATTGAACATTGGTCACTTTGGCTAGATTTTGAAATTTTGTTCAAAACAGTCAAAGTAGTTTTGACTAAAGAAGGCGCTTATTAAACTCTATTAATTAGCAATACTGAGTACTCACACTATCCAGAAATATTAACTTGTGGAAGATAGCAAAATATCTAAAGCAAGTCACAAAACTGCGGTAGCTTCTGTATAAATCTAGTCTAAATATTCCATACCGAGTTTTACTCAAAAAAACAAAATCACACCAAAAATATAGATAATGGGAAAGACAAAAGTTCTCATCAATTCTCTGTCACTTTTAATAAATCGTCTGGCACAAGGAGTTACAACTTTTGTCTTAACTGCGGCTATAGCTCGTAATTTGGGAGCTTACGCTTTAGGTCAATACCTATTAGCAATTAGCTATTACTATATCTTTGTTAACCTTGCTTCTCAAGGTTTAAAGACTTTGTTTACGCGAGAACTTTCCCGTTCGCCAGAAGAAACTCCTGTTTATCTCGTGAGTGGGACTTTGTTGCAGCTAATTCTCAGCTTTATTGGCTACTTAGGACTTGTAGTTTGGGTATTTTTGTTACCCTATAGCGCTGACACATCAATTGTTTGTTACGTTATGGGTTTAGCTATTTTGCCCTTTGCGCTTTCTAACATTACAGAAGCGATTTTCCAAGCCCAAGAAAAAATGCATTTAATTACGATCTCAACAGTACCAATTTACATCCTGCGTTTATTGGTAATGCTTTGGGTTATGCAAATGCGTTATGGAGTAGTACATATTGCGGGTATATTAGTAATTTCTGAATTATTAATTACTATAATTCAGTGGATTTTACTCACTAGAATGATTCAACCTCAATGGCAAATTAAGCGAGACTTTATTTTCAATACTATCAAAGCTGCTCGGACATTTTTTGCTCTTGAAGGTGTAGGAATTATTGCTGGTAAGTTAGACGTACTCATACTCTCCCTGTTAGGGAATGAGTTTTTAATAGGTCTTTATGGCGCTGTTACACAATTGATGCAGCCATTTTATATTGTTGCCAATAGTGCAAATATGGCAGCCTTTCCCCGTATGTCTAAGGCAGTATATTTGGGTAAAGAAGAACAAAGAGAATCTACAGAAAATATTATTGAGCTTCTACTTTGTATGGGGTTACCTTTTGCATTAGGATTGTGGTTCTTTGGCAAAGATTTATTATTATTTGTTTATAAAGATCAAAGCTTTTTACAAGCAGATACAATTCTACATCTGATTTCATTAGGAATTATTGCAGGTACATTTTCTAAAGCACTCAGTTATTTGTTAATAGCTAACGGTCTAGAGAAGTTTAATCTTTTAGAAGTTGCTTTAACATCTACAGTTGGAGGATTAGCAGGGATAGTATTTATTTCACAGTATAAGTTATTAGGTGCCGCATTGATGGGGTTGGTGATGTCTTTAGTAAACTTTAGTTTATATATGTATGTTACATATCGCCGTCTCTTTTCATTGCGTCTATGGAATGTCCTGCGTCGTCCACTACTAATTACATTTTTAATGTTAATTGTATTTGTGCTATTAGAAAAGCTCAATTTAGATTTCTTAGTAATTTTAATTGCATCAATCTGTGCTTACGGCTTATTAATGGGTGCAATGACTGTGCAACAATTAGGAGGTATTCATAAAATCAGGCAGAAAATATTTAAAGAAGGCTAATTAACAGTATTTTTAACGATATCTCATGTCGTTAAAGATTAAATTTATTTGTTTACTGTCAAATAGCCAAAAATCAAAATGTTAGAGATGAGGTTACTCAATTACTAATACATAATAATTAAAATCTCAAGCATTTCATCCATTTTTTTAATTAAAATTTAATTGTAAATCAAATGGCTATTAAAGTCGCTTTACTCAATTTTTGCTTTGATGATTACACTATTGAATTAGCCAATAGCTTAGTCAATTATGTTGATTTAACTTTAATCCAGCAACAAAAGAGTGCCCCTGCTTGCAAAGGTGTACTCGATGAACGTATTCCAGTACTAAGATTTGAAAAACCACCCATGCGTCATCCTCGCAATATCCGTTCCATAGCCGAGATGATGCATATTATTCGAGAAGTTCAGCCTGATGTTCTCCATGTTCAAGAATCTAATGATATTTGGTATTTATTAAATCTTTTATTCGCTAAAATGCCGCCCCTAGTGACAACAATTCACGATGTGTTTGGTCACCCAGGGGATGGAGAACAAGTATTTGCTTCTCAATATACTCGACCTATAGCGTTTTATCGTTCCCAACAATTAATTGTCCATACACAACAGCATCAAGAAACTTTAAATCAACAATTTCGCATACCAAAAGACAAAATTAATATTCTGCCACATGGTGAGCTTGGCAGTTTATATCATCGCCGTACACAGAAATATAGCTCCCCGAAAGAACCAGCTACCTTGCTATTTTTTGGCAGAATTTGGCCGTACAAAGGCTTAAAATATTTGCTACAAGCAATGCCGTTAGTTGCTGAACGTATTCCTGATGTCAAGCTAATTATTGCTGGTAGAGGCGAAAATATTCATCAATATTTTCCGCATGGATATGATGAACAGCGCTACGAAATTATTAATAATTTTATTTCTAATGAAGATGTAGTGAAGTTATTTCAACGTAGCACAGCTACTATTCTGCCATATATTGAGGCATCTCAAAGTGGCGTAGCAGCTTTATCATATGGTATGGGAACGCCAATAATTGCTTCGGAAGTGGGAGGTTTAAAAGAGATAGTTCGCGATCAAGAAGATGGTTTATTGGTTCCACCGGGTGATGTGGAAGCCTTAGCAAAGGCAATTATTCATTTATTAAGTGATGATCAATTGCAGCAAAAAATGCAAATTGCAGCCCTATCTCGCTCTCAGCAAGACTTGAATTGGTCAAATATTGCTGCTCAGACAGTAGATGTTTACCACAAAACTATCAAATATGCGTAAATGAAGCACTTTTCAGTATCAGGATATGAAAAAACTTTTGGGATTTTTTGAGCGAGCATTCACAGTTTTGTCCCTGTTACATTATTCAGGTGGGCCACTAGTATTGATATTGATGGGTGGTCAAA contains the following coding sequences:
- the rd gene encoding rubredoxin, whose translation is MSKYICSVCGYEYDPEVGDPDSGVEPGTTFEEISDDWVCPVCGAAKEEFEPAE
- a CDS encoding NAD(P)/FAD-dependent oxidoreductase, which produces MLPLKVVVIGGGAAGFFGAIACANANPHAQVILLEASRQPLAKVRISGGGRCNVTHACFEPERLVQNYPRGEKALRGAFSRFLPQDTIAWFAKRGVTLKTESDGRMFPITDSSETIVECLMNAATNAGVELRVGTPVVAVKRETETTGFEIILKSGEKLKCDRLLLATGSSLVGYKIAQELGHQIVSPVPSLFTFNIPDQQLRALAGISVNPVQLRLPMSGKAALQQTGSVLITHWGLSGPAVLKLSAWGARVLYESRYQSKLLINWLPDLSPEQVKEKILAVKTEWGKRPIALHRGVDLPHRLWQYILTRVGITTEYRWAELSNKTLNKMLAELTQGEYLIAGKGAFKEEFVTCGGVNLKEVNFKTMESKLIPGFYFAGEVLDIDGVTGGFNFQSAWTTAHLAGISIGMNN
- a CDS encoding sugar transferase; translated protein: MTIKTVTNAPFREAPLDLRASVPIRLRKGLWWLRFLTLGLLDSTVLFLAWILAKYHTDAVDFTWQIPSTFSPILMTIAIQIVALAIQGNYQPGKKRYDYLNILKTLTFAHGLILAFVFLYQPDVEISRTTLIWSWLLSTSLVSLGRFATNLTLEHLRHRKILGQSYVFIICDPEDTEKFISLIKKEKRYIICGTASPRCLDRYYRQETLEKLNDLGVTEVFIAWNAIKNRMFIRWLFQSSGILVHLLSAEIKNIYRNVEFNEIGGVTCLSLDCPIITAKDFWIKRSLDFCLAAILIFLLSPIFLAISIAIKLDSPGTVFYRQTRIGLRGRPFKVWKFRTMRSDAEKLQRELEALNETKDGIIFKIKNDPRITRVGSFLRRYSLDEIPQLFNILCGEMSLVGPRPLPTRDVDKFSEHHFIRHDVLPGITGLWQVSGRSNILDFEQVIQMDLSYIEHWSLWLDFEILFKTVKVVLTKEGAY
- a CDS encoding oligosaccharide flippase family protein: MGKTKVLINSLSLLINRLAQGVTTFVLTAAIARNLGAYALGQYLLAISYYYIFVNLASQGLKTLFTRELSRSPEETPVYLVSGTLLQLILSFIGYLGLVVWVFLLPYSADTSIVCYVMGLAILPFALSNITEAIFQAQEKMHLITISTVPIYILRLLVMLWVMQMRYGVVHIAGILVISELLITIIQWILLTRMIQPQWQIKRDFIFNTIKAARTFFALEGVGIIAGKLDVLILSLLGNEFLIGLYGAVTQLMQPFYIVANSANMAAFPRMSKAVYLGKEEQRESTENIIELLLCMGLPFALGLWFFGKDLLLFVYKDQSFLQADTILHLISLGIIAGTFSKALSYLLIANGLEKFNLLEVALTSTVGGLAGIVFISQYKLLGAALMGLVMSLVNFSLYMYVTYRRLFSLRLWNVLRRPLLITFLMLIVFVLLEKLNLDFLVILIASICAYGLLMGAMTVQQLGGIHKIRQKIFKEG
- a CDS encoding glycosyltransferase family 4 protein, with the protein product MAIKVALLNFCFDDYTIELANSLVNYVDLTLIQQQKSAPACKGVLDERIPVLRFEKPPMRHPRNIRSIAEMMHIIREVQPDVLHVQESNDIWYLLNLLFAKMPPLVTTIHDVFGHPGDGEQVFASQYTRPIAFYRSQQLIVHTQQHQETLNQQFRIPKDKINILPHGELGSLYHRRTQKYSSPKEPATLLFFGRIWPYKGLKYLLQAMPLVAERIPDVKLIIAGRGENIHQYFPHGYDEQRYEIINNFISNEDVVKLFQRSTATILPYIEASQSGVAALSYGMGTPIIASEVGGLKEIVRDQEDGLLVPPGDVEALAKAIIHLLSDDQLQQKMQIAALSRSQQDLNWSNIAAQTVDVYHKTIKYA